GATAAGACAGTGGAAAAGGCCAGAGCGGCAGGAGCAAGGATACTGATTCAATCAGGATCAGGCAAAGGCCAGGCCTTAAAGGAGGTATTCGGCCATATCAATGAGAGGTACATCCTGCTCATCGATGGCGATGGCACCTACCTTCCCTCTGAGGCGGCCCGCCTCTTGAAGCCATTGCTGGAAGATCGGGCGGATCACGTGGTGGGAAACAGATTGGAGAACATTCAAGGTGGAGCCCTCAAAAGGCTGAACATGTTCGGCAACAAGATGATCAACCGCTTCTTTGCCATAATCTATCGTGTTCCTCTCCACGACATCCTCTCCGGCTACCGGGCCTTCACCTCAGAAGGGATAAGGATGCTCGATCTGTCCATGTCCGGCTTTGAGATCGAGTCTGAGATGACCATAGAGAGCGTGAAGAAGGGCCTGAGGATAATCGAGGTGCCTATCGCCTACCAACCCCGATCGGCGGGCACCAAGACGAAGCTGCACCCCTTCCGGGATGGCCTGAAGATCATTCTCACCATCTTCCGTATGGCCAAGACTGAGAACCCCATGTTCTACTTCGGTCTGATGGGCTCGCTTGTGGGAATGATCGGTTTTCTGGTAGGGATCTATGTGGCCAGAGACTGGTTTTTATGGCGCATAGAGCATATTCCTTTAACCATACTCACGGCCATACTGATCATCGTCGGCTTCCAGCTCTTCATGATCGGCATACAGGGCGATATGATGGCCTCCTTGCACCGGGAGATGATCAGAGAACTGCATCGAAAAAGGAGATGAATGATAAAAAGAGGAGGCCCTATATCTTCTTTTAGCGGAACTCCAGCTTCGCCTCCCTCTTCGCCTCGAATAGATATGCTCTTCCCGGTTCGAGCATCTCGTTCTCAGCCAAATTAATCCATCTCTCTCCCTCATACTTCCAGACGAATGCCGAGACGAGTCCCTTCTGGACCGCCTCTGGATATCTGTATCTCTTATGTTCGGCATTGATGGTGATATTGGCTAGATCAACGCCCTCATTCACCGGCAGGCCGATCATATTCCATCCCACATGCAGATCCAGCCGGCAAGGTAGATCAACTGGCTTTCCCGGTATCTCCATTGTGAAGTTCCCGGTGCTGTCTATAAGATATCCATCCCCTGCTTTGAATTCAGTCACATTGAGCTTGCCTGCCTCTTTCATGCCGAAATCCCATCCGCCTTTGCCAATGGTGAATATACTCCTGTAGGGCATGTTCTTCAGGTACCTCTCGGCGGATGGATCCAATGGATTCAGGTACAGGGATACGGCATTCCATCCCGCTGTGACATTGATCCTCTGCACCTGGCCGGGTATCAGCTCATACTCTATCTGATAGCTTCTCATCTCTTTAAGTCTGGGCCTGATGATCGGCCACATCACCTTCTTCTTTTTTCCCAGAGGATATTCATCATGCCATAGGGTTAGCCCTTCACCCTTCACCACGATCTTCTCCGCCTCACCAGGCAGCAGCACCTCACCGATGATGGCGGGGATGGCGTCCAGGTTGAGGTTGCCGCTGGAGCTATCTGTCTGAATCCAGTAGACCCAATCGGTGGCGCTCTCATTGAGCGGGATGACGGTCACCAATGTCTTCGTCTCATTCGAATCGCTATTGTTCTCCACAGACATCTCAGTTGTATAGGGGCGGGGTGGGACCCTTGGCAATGCAGGGCGGAAGCTCGGATCTCCCAGAATGACATTCATGTAGGATGTCTGGTTGAGCATCTCATGGACAGAGATATCCCAGTTGGGAAGAGCCTCATCATAATCGGAGTTGGGCTTGAGGCTCTCCGTTCCTCTGGACTTCAGCCGGAAGAGGTTATCTGCATCCAGTTGGGCCTGACCCACAGTGGAATTCCCGTAGACCAGGGACTGATAGAAGCGCTTGTAGTAGTCATCGGACAGGAAGATGTAGGATAGAGCAGAACCACCGATGTAATTCACTGATCCTGCTTTTATGAAAGCCAGAGCAATCGAATCCTCCAGCTTCCCGGGCACATACATTCGCGTCCCGGTCACATTCAGATAGTATCCTTTCAGATTGGTGGTGAGGCAAGCAGCCGCAGTAGTGGTCTGAGGGGACAGGGCGAGCTCTCTTACCTGCGCGGCGGTAAGGGCTGAGTCCATCATGGACCAGGCGGACAGATCCCAGGAGCCCTCATCTCCGTGATGATCGAAGTGGGCGATATTCTGGCCGTTGTTCATCTGAGATATAGTCTGCTGCATTGTGGCCTCCTCGTGGCGCAGGTCTTTGACTGCAAGCCCTGCCTCTTCCAGATACTCTTTTATGCTGATGCCCACAGGGGCCTGGGGAAATGAGAGGGCGGGAGAGGATACCACCAATCCGTTATTCTTCCAGCTTCCATTCAGCCGGTCGTAGGCCAGTGTCCGGGCCAGGAGTCCAGAGGCGTCGTACACGGAAAGCCCCATGATCCTTCCCACAGCTACAGTGCTATAATTGCCTATAACCGGCTTGATCTGGTAGTCCCGGTAGACCTCATACTCCATAGCATCCGATAACTTCTGAATGAGCCCTGTGGAGATGAAGGGCATAGAGCCGGGGTCACCAACCACCATGAGATACTCAGGATCAAGCTTAAGCTCTGCTACCTTCTGATTGAGCATCTCTTCCACCGCCAGGGGATCGATCCTTTGGGGATCACAGGCCACATCGATCAGCACCGCCCGGTGGGAGGATGCTGCCCCGGCTGCAGTCATCGAGAGCCTGGGGACCTTTGTATGGCTGAAGGCGGTGATGTTTAAGCCCTTCACATTGGAGCGAACATCGATGCTGTAGTTCTGAGTGCGGCTCACATCGGTCTCGATATTGAACTGCCAGATCCCCGGAGTGAGGAGGGGCACCCTGACATCATAGAGGCCATCCCTGGTTATGTTTGTGAGCTTCATCTTTCCTGATCTCTTGTCCGGGCTGAAGAGGTTCAGAGCGAGATAGTCGGTGTTCCGCTCCAGGTTCCAGGATATGTTTGTGCTCCCGGAATAGATCCATTTGGGATAGGTCAGATTGATTACGGGCGGATCATCCACATTCCTGAGGGTATGATTGTAGGTGAATCCATCATAAGCAGCAGTAGCGCCAGTATCCAGGCGCTGTGACCAGCCGGCATCCATGGGGTACATCAGCTCCACCTCCACATTGAGGCTGGTGGACTCTCCCGCCTCCAGCCGGCCAAGGTCCCAGCGGATCATGGAACCATTGAGGAAGGCAGAGGTCTGTGTAACCGGCTTTCTGTTGTAGGGGTCGATGACAATGATCTGACCTTCAGCAGCGCTCGCCACTCTTATGAGCCTTCCCATGGGAAAGATATCCCGCAGTTGCACCCCTTTTACCACCTCATCACCGGTATTGGTCAGGGTGACATTGAGCCTGACCACACCGCCTTCCTCCTCTGCCGGAAGCTGGTCTGGGCTCAAGGCCATTTTAATCAGCAGGTCTCCTACAATTGAGCGCACGACCTGCTCGCTTGTTGCCGGGGGCAGAAGGGAGAGGTCATGGGAGTTGGTCAGGACCACCATTGTGGGGCTCTCGCCTCTCATTCTCATCTCCTCTGCCAGGAACTTGTCGCTGCCCTCATGAAGGGTGATATTCATCTGGCTGAGGTTCTCCTTCACCCTCTCCGATAGCGGGCCCATTGTTACTGCCTGATCAGCTCCCAGCCGGAGCAGAGCAGAGCGGGTCTCCTCCGGCAGTGAATCGCCCACGAAAAGCAGTGGCCAGTTAAGGTAGGAGGCAATAGGAGCTGCAGAAAGGGCAGCAGTATAGTTCTCTCCCACAATTACTGCTCCCGGAGAGCTCTTCCAACGCCTGCTTATCATCTCGGCCAGTTCAAAGCTGTTGTTCGCCTTTATGGTCGAGTCGCTCATCCAGGATACATCTCCCACAGCCAGGACCTCCCCCCCCAGCTGCTCCAGCAGCCAGCGAGCTGCCACTGAGGGTGGCTCCAGCTCAGACCAGATGGGGGTGTGGACGACATCGTACTCAAAAGCGATCCCCGAGGCGCCTGAACCTGCCAGATCCTCGATATAGCTCAAGGCTCCCAGGACATTTTGGGTGGAGAGCACATAGCTAACATAATCATCGCTCAGCCGGATGTAGAGAGGATTGATGCTCTCCTGGCTGGCTATCTTGATATCATCAGGGGAGATGGGAGAGATGATTGTGAAGTCTGCCACCTTGGCCATCCGGGCGAAGTTATATCCCCGGCTGCGGTCAAAGGGGCTATCCAGAGCCACTCCCAATCTCACCGGGCCCAGCTCAGTGGTTATATTCCGGGCGTCCCTTACAATCCTCATGAGCTGTTCCTGCTTCCACTGGGCCCATCTCTCCCGGTTGTAGCTGTTGGCATTGGCCTTGCTGATGTCTATGCCTGTATCCTGATAGAACTTCTCTTTGCAGATATCGCAAAAGCAGTAGCTCTCGTCCTGGAAGCCGAACTGATAGAGCACAACGCCATCGACGTGGTACTCATCGATCAGCATCTCTATCTGATTGTAGAGCATGTCCCTTGCTTCCGGATTCACTGGACAATAATAGCTGCCATTGCCTCCGACATCCGGATTCGGTTTCTGCAGCATGTGGCGATCGATGCTGGACCGATCTGACCCCGCCGAAGCGAGGCCTGCCTGAGCCATCAAGGCCACCTCCCCCCGCTCCAGCCCATCCACTCCTGCTGAGCCGGCTTGAGATTCTGGCATCTGCAAAGTGACCGCCACATAGGCCTCGATTCCATCCTTCTGAGCGGCATGCACCATTGACTCCACCCTATCGCCAGTGCCATGGATGGTTATTGCGCTGATATTTGCTCCTTTGAAGGTATCCAGGATCGCCGAGGGACCATGCTTTTGCAGATCGTTCTCCTCGATCCAGCCCATCCTCTTGCCGGCATGGACCTCTCGGGGAAGGATGAGCATGGGCTTGGCAACAGTGCTATTCTCCTGGGAATAGATGGCCAGGGGAGTGGCAGCAATGGATGCATGCCAGTCGTCTGCGCCGACCAGGATGACATCCTCAGACTCTCCCTTCACCCCTCTCGTCAGGGGTTTTTCATCTGCTATGCAGAGCGGAGCAATAAATGATATTATAAGAAATATATAAAAAAATCTCAAGCGCTCACCTCCTCCAATTGGAGACCTGCCTCTTTGAGTGACTCGGTATAGTTCCCTTCCACTCTGCCCACGATCATCGCCCGGGAGAGGGAGGAATTGCGTGTGATCATCTCTTTTATGGCATCAAGGGAGGCGGGGGTGACGTTGCCCCTGCATACCACCAAGGGCAAGTCTCCGTCCATCGCTATTTTATAAGCCCGGAATATGTCCCCCTGTCTGGGGGTGGCCAGGACCACCTCTGCTGTTCCGTTCTCCCATATCTCTCTTATGAAGAGCCAGCACTCCTCATAGAGGCTTTCGCTATGTATGCGTTTGATTTCAGCATCTACTAGCTTGGTCTCGATATCATGAGATATCACAGACTCATTGCCCAGGATCACTATATCCTGGCACCCCTGCAGCCTATTTAAATAATCATCCGGGATCTCATCCGGGGGGTTCAGGAATACATCAAGGTTCCTGTTGCTGTAAGAGGCCAGAATGCCCAGTGTGCCATAGATGATATCCTCTCCTGTGAGCACCGCCTTTCCCTCTGCGGGGGAAGCAGTGATTGTGATGACCTCCTCGGGCATGGGGATGCCATGGGAGTCTGAGAGCTGGAAGGTGAGGGGATACTCTCCCGCTCTTGATGCCAGGAAGGTGATATTGGCTATCCCCGGGTTCTCGGGAGTGACCTTTACCGTCTGCGACTGAGGCATGACTATCAGCTCATCTGGAGAGGATGTCGTAACCCAGATGTTCTCTTTGACATCCAAGATCACCTTGAGGCTTCCCTTGTAGCTTTTGTTGGTGGCGATCTCGTCGGGAACATCGATCTGGGTATCGTAACCCCTCACCGCCAATCCAAACTCCACCTCTGCCTGAATGGAGGAGTTTATGGAATGGTTGCCCAGGGATGTGGCTGTGATGGTGACATTCTCTTTGGCCCCAGGCTTCTCTGTCTTTATCTGCAGCTTGATGGCGTGGGTGGCACCGGGGTCCAATGGAAGGTCATAGGGCATGGTGACGGCCTCATCATCATCCAGCAAGAATATGCTCCAGCCCTCGGGGAGGGCACCCGAATCGATCGAGGCTATATCCCTGAATGATCCCAGATTCTTAACTGCCAGATTGAACTGGGCTCTATCTTTGGCGCTGGCCCGAAGTGAGGCGGATTTTGCATCTTCTACCGTCATGGCAATGCCATAGCTCTCCTGAACAATGACATCGATATGAAAGTCTATGCGCAGAGGAAAGGAGGGCGGAGAGCTCTCCATCAGATATATAAATCCGGTATACGCCCCGGGCTTCGTCTCCGGGGGTATGCCGATATAGATTTTTATCTCTGCCTCATCTCCAGGGGAGAGGGGCTTGCCCTCTGGGACATCGATGAAGATAAAATCCCTGGCATCTCCAATCATCTCTGTCTTGGCGATCTTGAAGATGGCTGAATCTCCGGCGTTTATCACCTTGAGAGTCCTCTCTTCACCATCGCCGGGATGAAGAACTATGTCGAATCGATCCTTATCTGGTGTCAACTGAGCAGCGGCTGCGCCGGTCAGCAGGAACAGAATTATAAGCGGGTATATCAGCCTCATCTCACACCACATGTCATGTGCTGGATTTTTGCAAAGTAAATATATCTTCTCTTCTCGCTTTAAATCCTTTGCTTGGAGGATGACAAGAAGCATTGATGACCTCTCTGTCAGAGTGATCGATCTGGACAGACTGGTTTATATCTATTATGTGCAAGAATGCTCATTCGGTGTGTATCTTTGGAGCGTGAGAAGACGATCCTCGTGGCCACCCCTTTCAAGAAACGGGGCAAGAAGAGCCTGAAGGTCAGCGATTTCATCTTTGCATTATCCTTGGATCTGAAATGGGGGCCTCCGGAGAAGGTGCGCGCTCTTCTCAGAGAGGCCGAGGCAGAAGGGCTGGTCACGATGGATGGGGAGATGGTATCAGCGGCATTCGACCTGGAGTCGATGGAGGTTCCCCTGGGCTTTAAGCCCTCCACAGAGGAGGGAATACTGGATCAGGGAATAAGGCTCATCATCTCTCAGACGGGGATGAGCAGAAGGGAGGTCATCGCCCTGGCCAATGAAAAGCAGGATATGCTTGAGAAGCTGGTGGAGCTGGATGCAGTTGTCCTCCTGCTGGCGAGGGAGATGGGGATAGATGTTCATGATCTCGCAGCCAAGGCCTACGAGAATCTCCTTGCCCGCGCCCGAAAAAGCCCTTGAGAGCAGGGGATGGAGAGGCTGCAGGGGATGGAGAGGCTACAGGGGATGGAGAGGCTGCAGGGATCAAAGCTGACAGAGCAGACAACCAAGAATTCGCTAGACAGAAGAGGCTGGTTATATGGCAAGCATTACTCTTTATGAACTGCTTGGAATTCCCAAGGAACGGGCTGATGAGATTGCCCGGCAGGTTAGAGACTCCTTTGCCCAGTCGGGCACGCCGGGAGAGTGGATTGAGAGGCTGATAGAGGAGTTTGGGGTGGATAAAGATAAGGCTGAGATCTTTGCCTGTGGCTGGTTTGCCGGGAAGTATGCCGGGGTCTCAGAGATATTCAATGTGGTGCAAAAGGAGATAGATAGCCTGGAGAAGGATAAAGCAGAAAAAAGAGAGCTGAATAGCCGGCATCCCGGACAGAATGGGTATGCTTAGAGCTTAAGCCATCTGCATGTTGTCTTCATTGAACGCCGTTCCCTCTCCCACGCTGTTCCCTCTCCCACGCTGTTCCCTCTCCCACGCTGTTCCCTCTCCCACGCTGTTCCCTTTCCCATGCCGTTCCTTTTCCCACGCTGTTCCCTTTCCCATGCCATTCCCTCACCCACGCCAAGCCCCAATCTCTAATGGTCTATTAGAGCTCTTATGGCTTAACAAAAGCAATCAGTAATCGTAACCTTAATCTTGCATGGGGGCAGTCTCGGTGATTATGACTCCCCGAGTCCTCTTTACAACCTCATACCGAGATAGCCCTGAGCCATACGACTATATCGGAGCCAATGCCCGATCATGGTTCAGATTCTACTGGCCCCGGGTCCAATCATTCGGCCTGAGATTCCTCAAGCAGAACATTCCCCAGATTGAGATCATGGAGTTCCCCACCTGGGATCAGTACAATAAGAAGCTACAGGAGGGCTGGGATGTTGTCGGCCTCTCCTTTTACCTGAACGAGACCCATGAGGCCATAGAGATGGCAGATGCAGCCCATAAAGCGGGTGTGGGAGAGGTCTGGGCAGGAAACTACGGCGCTCTGACCACTGCTGTGCAGGACAGGTTTGATAAGGTATTTGTGGGATATGCAGAGCATCAGCTTGCTCCTTACTTCGGGCAGCAGATAAAAGATATAATCCATCCACCGCTTATCGAATACCTCAATACGCCCTTCAATATCAAGCTGAACATCTACGGGGTCCTTTTCACCACCAGAGGATGTCCGGTTGGCTGCAAGTTCTGCCAGACCCCGGTATTCTGCAATAAGCCCAATGTGATCTCTCTGGAGAGCATAGAGAGGGTCTTGGCCTACTACAAAGAGATGGGCATCAATGTGGTGATAATCGAGGATGAGAACTTCGGCTGCAATCGCCGCCATGCTGATGCAGTAGTGGAGCTATTCGATGAGTATCAGATCGTCTGGGGTTGTATGGCCCGGGCCGATTATCTGAGAAAGAAGATCGATGACTGGGCTGATGCCCGAAGGAGGAACGGCAAACAGATATCGGGATTTGCCGGGGCGGCGATCGGCATAGAGAACCTGCATCAAGAACGTTTGAACCAGATGAAGAAGAAGGAAGGGACTGAGGACATCCTGGAGACCATCAGGTTGCTTCAGTCCCGCGGCATGGGTTCGATCGGCTACTATATGATCGGCTTTGAGGAGGACACAAGAGAGTCGCTGAAGGTGGACATAAAGAGGCTGGCCGCCCTCAAGCTGGATATAACTCAGATCTGCGTGATAACCCCCCTGCCTCAGACCCCGATGTGGACGGAGATCGAGGAGAAGTACGGCATCTTCGATCACGATTACCATCATTACGACGGAAAACACCTGGTCTGGAACCACCCCCATATCAAGCCAGATGAGATGAGGGATATCCTGGACTGGTCGCTGCGGCAGGTCTATCCCTGGAAGACCCCCCTGCGAACATCGATGCGCGTCTGGCGGGGAGCCTATCAGTATGGCGGCTGGAGAGGGGTTAAGGAGGTTGCATCCTATATCTCCCGGGCAAATAAGTTCGATTGGGATCTGGGGCCCAGGTTCCTCCCCCTGCCGGGAGGCAAAGGATCATCTGGTGGTTCTGGATGAAGATCCTC
This genomic stretch from Methanothrix sp. harbors:
- a CDS encoding C25 family cysteine peptidase; protein product: MKGESEDVILVGADDWHASIAATPLAIYSQENSTVAKPMLILPREVHAGKRMGWIEENDLQKHGPSAILDTFKGANISAITIHGTGDRVESMVHAAQKDGIEAYVAVTLQMPESQAGSAGVDGLERGEVALMAQAGLASAGSDRSSIDRHMLQKPNPDVGGNGSYYCPVNPEARDMLYNQIEMLIDEYHVDGVVLYQFGFQDESYCFCDICKEKFYQDTGIDISKANANSYNRERWAQWKQEQLMRIVRDARNITTELGPVRLGVALDSPFDRSRGYNFARMAKVADFTIISPISPDDIKIASQESINPLYIRLSDDYVSYVLSTQNVLGALSYIEDLAGSGASGIAFEYDVVHTPIWSELEPPSVAARWLLEQLGGEVLAVGDVSWMSDSTIKANNSFELAEMISRRWKSSPGAVIVGENYTAALSAAPIASYLNWPLLFVGDSLPEETRSALLRLGADQAVTMGPLSERVKENLSQMNITLHEGSDKFLAEEMRMRGESPTMVVLTNSHDLSLLPPATSEQVVRSIVGDLLIKMALSPDQLPAEEEGGVVRLNVTLTNTGDEVVKGVQLRDIFPMGRLIRVASAAEGQIIVIDPYNRKPVTQTSAFLNGSMIRWDLGRLEAGESTSLNVEVELMYPMDAGWSQRLDTGATAAYDGFTYNHTLRNVDDPPVINLTYPKWIYSGSTNISWNLERNTDYLALNLFSPDKRSGKMKLTNITRDGLYDVRVPLLTPGIWQFNIETDVSRTQNYSIDVRSNVKGLNITAFSHTKVPRLSMTAAGAASSHRAVLIDVACDPQRIDPLAVEEMLNQKVAELKLDPEYLMVVGDPGSMPFISTGLIQKLSDAMEYEVYRDYQIKPVIGNYSTVAVGRIMGLSVYDASGLLARTLAYDRLNGSWKNNGLVVSSPALSFPQAPVGISIKEYLEEAGLAVKDLRHEEATMQQTISQMNNGQNIAHFDHHGDEGSWDLSAWSMMDSALTAAQVRELALSPQTTTAAACLTTNLKGYYLNVTGTRMYVPGKLEDSIALAFIKAGSVNYIGGSALSYIFLSDDYYKRFYQSLVYGNSTVGQAQLDADNLFRLKSRGTESLKPNSDYDEALPNWDISVHEMLNQTSYMNVILGDPSFRPALPRVPPRPYTTEMSVENNSDSNETKTLVTVIPLNESATDWVYWIQTDSSSGNLNLDAIPAIIGEVLLPGEAEKIVVKGEGLTLWHDEYPLGKKKKVMWPIIRPRLKEMRSYQIEYELIPGQVQRINVTAGWNAVSLYLNPLDPSAERYLKNMPYRSIFTIGKGGWDFGMKEAGKLNVTEFKAGDGYLIDSTGNFTMEIPGKPVDLPCRLDLHVGWNMIGLPVNEGVDLANITINAEHKRYRYPEAVQKGLVSAFVWKYEGERWINLAENEMLEPGRAYLFEAKREAKLEFR
- the aglJ gene encoding S-layer glycoprotein N-glycosyltransferase AglJ, translated to MSQEEICILIPTLNEEESIQPVIQEFKELGYDNILVVDGHSIDKTVEKARAAGARILIQSGSGKGQALKEVFGHINERYILLIDGDGTYLPSEAARLLKPLLEDRADHVVGNRLENIQGGALKRLNMFGNKMINRFFAIIYRVPLHDILSGYRAFTSEGIRMLDLSMSGFEIESEMTIESVKKGLRIIEVPIAYQPRSAGTKTKLHPFRDGLKIILTIFRMAKTENPMFYFGLMGSLVGMIGFLVGIYVARDWFLWRIEHIPLTILTAILIIVGFQLFMIGIQGDMMASLHREMIRELHRKRR
- a CDS encoding radical SAM protein, giving the protein MTPRVLFTTSYRDSPEPYDYIGANARSWFRFYWPRVQSFGLRFLKQNIPQIEIMEFPTWDQYNKKLQEGWDVVGLSFYLNETHEAIEMADAAHKAGVGEVWAGNYGALTTAVQDRFDKVFVGYAEHQLAPYFGQQIKDIIHPPLIEYLNTPFNIKLNIYGVLFTTRGCPVGCKFCQTPVFCNKPNVISLESIERVLAYYKEMGINVVIIEDENFGCNRRHADAVVELFDEYQIVWGCMARADYLRKKIDDWADARRRNGKQISGFAGAAIGIENLHQERLNQMKKKEGTEDILETIRLLQSRGMGSIGYYMIGFEEDTRESLKVDIKRLAALKLDITQICVITPLPQTPMWTEIEEKYGIFDHDYHHYDGKHLVWNHPHIKPDEMRDILDWSLRQVYPWKTPLRTSMRVWRGAYQYGGWRGVKEVASYISRANKFDWDLGPRFLPLPGGKGSSGGSG
- a CDS encoding DUF2240 family protein, giving the protein MLIRCVSLEREKTILVATPFKKRGKKSLKVSDFIFALSLDLKWGPPEKVRALLREAEAEGLVTMDGEMVSAAFDLESMEVPLGFKPSTEEGILDQGIRLIISQTGMSRREVIALANEKQDMLEKLVELDAVVLLLAREMGIDVHDLAAKAYENLLARARKSP